The genomic stretch AGTCTGGTCTATTCATCATCACTACAATGCGATGGGCAAAGCCCCGCCTCCGGCGATGGCGCGGAGCGCCCGCTAAAAGCGATCGCCTATTTCTTAGGATACAACCAGTTTGAAAACACGCCCTAGGGGCTACTTTTACCATCACGTTACCTTTGTAGCTAATTTACGGATGTCTGAGACTTTCTGTATTATCTGCTGTGCGATTGGTATTATCTGCTGTCCGAAATGCCACAATGAAACCCTCTAGCCCAACTCTGATTAATACTACGTAAAACAACAGACCTATTGGCACAATTAATACGCCCAAAATACCAGGTAAAAATCCTCGACTAAAACTACCTATAATCATACCCAGAGCAGTTATTGCAGAGAAAAATATCGCTAAAGCATAAAGAATACCAATGATTCTCGGAGTAATAAATTCCGAAAAAGAAAAATCTAACAGCACTGTAAAAAAGCTTTTATTTTTAGCCATCCTTCACTATTCAACCTGATCACAATGCAAAAAGTTTAGACTAAATTGATGTCAATAAAGTTACTTATTACTAGTTACTTTACAAAATTAGGATTAATTAACACTACTTATTTTTTCGTAAATTATCTGCAAAAAAAGTAACAATCATCACGCCATACAAGTAGGCAATTTAGGACTGTGATTATTTATACTGGCATGATTAATTACCAAGTATAGTTTTAAAACTTTCCCCCGACCCCAAAGAATAATTCTTTAAATTAAAATCAGCAAAAGGTTTATTTTCTAACCTATCTCGTAAAGCTTCATCTATAATTACATCTGATGATTCTGGTTTAACACCAATAATCATCACACTTCCTTGGTATGCAGTTAAATCCTGATTCTCCTGACAATTACTTCCGGAAAATTGACCCAGATTTAATAAGCGATAGCCTTGAACACTGGATGTATTGCTAAATAATTGTGTTGCTAAACGTTGAACTTGTTGAGCGCGTTCTAAAGCTATACCTGGTTGAACGTCTGGGTTATCCCCACAAACCGCCATACCTACAGAGATAATTTCTCTAGGTTCTGCCATTATTTGCTGTATACCGCCCTGTTCTAATTTCAACTTTAAAACATCAAGACTAATAATTTGATCATGATATTGAACTTGAAAATTACTCCCAGCCAGCCATTTATATTTTACTGACAAAACAGCTATATTAAACTGGGCAATTTTACCTTGACTATCCATACCTACTTCGTAAGGAAAGTAATCAACCGTACCTTTTCTTTGGGGTGATTGTGTTGATGTTGCCAAAGTCGCAAACTTGGGCGAAAGTGTGGCGAAAGCTGTCAAACTGAGTAAAGCGATAGAAACTAACAGGGCTGTGAATAGGGCTGTTAGAGGTACTTTTTCGGAATGCTTTGCTGATGTGGAAAAAGTTACATTAGTTTGAGAACTCGTTCCCACATTTACCGGGATCAATTGTTTTAACCAGTCTACAGATTCTGCTGGAGAAATCAGGCGATGTTGCTGGTGTAGCCAATCATCCAAGTGAGGCTGGTCAATTTTTTCCATGACAATGCAGTGCAGAACCAAATTATTTCTAGTTTGATACTGAAAATAGCCCTCAAATGGGGGAACGTCTGGATGATTTAGATGTTCTAAAAGTGATGCTTCTTGGCAAAACAGTTCTACTGCTTCAGCGTCATTTGATAGCTCTTGATTGAGTACCTTGAGGATTTTGGGTGTATTTTGTTCATTAGCTGCATAGACTTTGCTAAAACCATTTTGGTCACTCAACAAACTGATCACCCGATAACATCCTAGCAATTCCAATGGGGAACCACAACTTTTACAAAAACGGTCTTGATTATCTGGGTAATGGGGTTGAGGACAAGCTGGATTAATACAAAGGCTCATGATCAAATTCAGTCAAAGTCAGACTTGTTTTACTTACATTCTGCTAAAAATGCTGCTACAGTCCGGTTAAATGCTTCAGGTTGAGTCAAAAATGGCCAATGATTACCGGGAACTTGGCAGAAATGGTAATTTTTCAGGTAGGTTTTGTAAGGTTTGATTTGCCAATTTTGACGGTTCAGACCTTTTTCGGGCTGTACAAATAGCGCCGGGGTATCAAGAGGGTAAATAAAACCAGGTACACACATCACGTCTGCAAAAATGCGATCGCGGGCGGCTATAGTGAATTTACTACCCCAACTACCATCGGGTTTTTGTTCAATTCCGGCTTGAAATACTTGCTGTTGTAAGGTAGTCCATCCTTGATATTGATTTAACTGACGTGCTTGTGCTTCGGCTTCTGCGTAACTAGCAAAGGGACCCATACCTTTGAGGAAAGATAAGAAACGGTACAACAAGGGGAACGTTAACCGCAATAAGCTAGGCATTTTCCAAATGAAAATCGGATCAACCAGAATCATACTGCGTAAACGTTCTGGATTTTTTCTAGCCCAGATAGCGGCTAGTTTCCCTGTCCACGAGTGACTCACAACATGGGCTGAAGACCATCCCAGATGATCCATAAGGGCTTCTAGGTCAGCGATCGCACTTTCAAAGCTATAATCATTTTCCGGCTTACTGCTGTCACCATGACCACGCATATCTGGTGCAACTATGTGATAGTCTGCGGCGAGGTCATCTCCCAAGCGAGACCAAACGAGAGCGTTATCAGCTAAACCGTGTAACAGCAGTAAAGGTTCTTCACCTTGCTTCCACTCTAAATAGGAAAGTTCGATATCAGCTTTTGATAACGTTTGACGTAAAGGCATCGTCATACATCCACCTTTGGATAGATAGCTTCGCGTTTATATGGTACTGCGAAAACAAAGCTTGTGCTGCAAAAACACTCACACTCTAGAAAGGTGGGGCTACAGGGCAAACGCATCTGATTTCTGCATAAAAACTCATGAGCATTTGCCAATTATCTATGCAAGCTTACACCCTAGCAGAAATAGAGAAAGTTTTTTTAAACTAGCTAAATTTTAAAAAACTACGTAAGCAACAAAAAAACCAATTTAGCTATCTAAGTTTGGTTTTGTTTTTTCCGGGCTGATTTTATTACTGTGGTACTGAATGCCCCACCTATTAACCCAGGCGCGTTTAGACATTTATCTATCAAATCATCATAAATCTAGCTCTCATTCTTATTGTTACTTATTGACAATATATTCTGATGTCATTTTGTCATATTAATCACTGCTCAAAATCTTTTCTTCCTACAAATGTCTGATTTTATTCTTTGTTTGCATTTTTCTTTCAGT from Nodularia sp. LEGE 06071 encodes the following:
- a CDS encoding DUF4282 domain-containing protein yields the protein MAKNKSFFTVLLDFSFSEFITPRIIGILYALAIFFSAITALGMIIGSFSRGFLPGILGVLIVPIGLLFYVVLIRVGLEGFIVAFRTADNTNRTADNTESLRHP
- a CDS encoding 4-Cys prefix domain-containing protein, with the translated sequence MSLCINPACPQPHYPDNQDRFCKSCGSPLELLGCYRVISLLSDQNGFSKVYAANEQNTPKILKVLNQELSNDAEAVELFCQEASLLEHLNHPDVPPFEGYFQYQTRNNLVLHCIVMEKIDQPHLDDWLHQQHRLISPAESVDWLKQLIPVNVGTSSQTNVTFSTSAKHSEKVPLTALFTALLVSIALLSLTAFATLSPKFATLATSTQSPQRKGTVDYFPYEVGMDSQGKIAQFNIAVLSVKYKWLAGSNFQVQYHDQIISLDVLKLKLEQGGIQQIMAEPREIISVGMAVCGDNPDVQPGIALERAQQVQRLATQLFSNTSSVQGYRLLNLGQFSGSNCQENQDLTAYQGSVMIIGVKPESSDVIIDEALRDRLENKPFADFNLKNYSLGSGESFKTILGN
- a CDS encoding alpha/beta fold hydrolase, which gives rise to MPLRQTLSKADIELSYLEWKQGEEPLLLLHGLADNALVWSRLGDDLAADYHIVAPDMRGHGDSSKPENDYSFESAIADLEALMDHLGWSSAHVVSHSWTGKLAAIWARKNPERLRSMILVDPIFIWKMPSLLRLTFPLLYRFLSFLKGMGPFASYAEAEAQARQLNQYQGWTTLQQQVFQAGIEQKPDGSWGSKFTIAARDRIFADVMCVPGFIYPLDTPALFVQPEKGLNRQNWQIKPYKTYLKNYHFCQVPGNHWPFLTQPEAFNRTVAAFLAECK